The region TGTGTTAATCAGAATTCGGGCGGTCTTCATTTTGTCGCCAAAGAAGTGCACGCGCTCGTGTTGGTTATCCTGGTCAGTGTAGAGACAAGAGGTATGGCCGATACCGCCCATAGCCACCAGTTTTTCTGCCTTATCTACCGCGTCGTAATAATCTTTTGCACGATACATCGCCAGGGTTGGCGACAGTTTTTCGTGGGCAAACGGTTCAGACTCATCCACCAGCTTCACTTCACCGATGAGAATTTTAGTGGTCGCAGGGACGCTGATACCGGCCAGTTCAGCAATTTTTGCCGCAGGCTGACCGACGATAGCGGCATTCAGTGCGCCATTTTTCAGGATGATATCCTGAATGGCTTTCAACTCTTTGCCCTGCAGCAGATAGCCGCCGTGGCTGGCGAAACGCTCGCGAACCGCATCGTACACCGAGTCCACCACGATGACTGACTGCTCTGACGCACAAATGACGCCGTTATCGAAGGTTTTGGACATCAGGATAGAAGCGACTGCGCGTTTGATATCGGCGGTTTCATCGATCACCACAGGCGTATTACCGGCACCGACACCAATCGCTGGTTTACCGGAACTGTATGCGGCTTTTACCATGCCTGGGCCACCGGTGGCCAGAATCAGGTTGATATCAGGGTGATGCATTAACTGGTTAGACAGTTCTACTGAAGGAACATCGATCCAGCCAATAATGTCTTTTGGTGCACCGGCGGCAATGGCGGCTTGCAACACAATGTCGGCTGCTTTGTTGGTGGCATCTTTGGCGCGTGGATGGGGTGAGAAGATGATGCCGTTACGGGTTTTAAGGCTGATCAATGCTTTAAAGATGGCGGTTGAGGTCGGGTTGGTGGTCGGGACGATACCGCAAATCAGGCCAATCGGCTCAGCGATGGTGATAGTACCAAAGGTGTCATCCGTATCCAGCACACCGCAGGTTTTCTCATCTTTATAGGCGTTGTAGATATATTCAGAAGCGAAGTGGTTTTTGATCACTTTATCTTCAACGATACCCATGCCTGATTCGGCGACGGCCATTTTGGCGAGGGGGATACGGGCATCAGCAGCGGCGAGTGCAGCAGCGCGGAAAATGGTATCAACTTGTTCCTGACTAAAGTTGGCGTATTCACGCTGTGCCTTTTTAACACGCTCTACCAGTGCATTAAGTTCGGCAACATTTGTAACGGCCATAGTGCTCTCCTGAAGGAAGTTAAACTCTTTTAGTAAGCAAGCCTGAGTCCGAAAGTATAGTCGCGCTATGCTTATACGTTGTTCAGAGTGGCGAGTAGATTGCCGTTGCTTACTAAAAGGGTTTCCAGGATAAGATGCTTACGCCTATTTCAATAGTTTCGATGGGGTAAGATTACCCCTGATGAGGTAGGCAAATTTTGATGTGGATCAATCTGGCGCCATGCTGACACCTTTCAGCACCGACTTTAGCAACTAAAGTAACGCATTAAGCGGTTTTGGCTGGTTGAGAGGACGTGAGGTGGGTGACGACCCCTTGTTCGCAGAGGAATAAACTGGAAGTAAGTGGAAATAGCAGCATATATTTCCGCTTAACCCACTGGTTTTCCGTCCGGCTTATGCACTACATTAAGCGCGATTTGAAACACTACCTTCGTGGAGCTCACCGTGAACCCCGTGCTACTTGATTTTTCCGGCTACGTTAAGTTTTTTGTCGGTTTATTTGCCCTGGTTAATCCCGTAGGGATCATCCCCGTGTTTATCAGCATGACCAGCTACCAGGCGGTCGCTGAGCGGAATAAAACCAATTTTACGGCAAATCTTGCTGTGGCGATTATTCTCTGGACCTCACTGTTCCTGGGGGATGCCATTCTCCATTTGTTTGGCATTTCCATTGACTCATTCCGTATCGCCGGGGGCATTCTGGTGGTCACAATCGCGATGTCGATGATCAGCGGCAAACTGGGCGAGGATAAGCAAAACAAGCAAGAAAAGTCAGAAACCGCGATTCGTGAAAGTATTGGTGTGGTGCCACTGGCCTTGCCC is a window of Pantoea rwandensis DNA encoding:
- a CDS encoding YchE family NAAT transporter, with product MNPVLLDFSGYVKFFVGLFALVNPVGIIPVFISMTSYQAVAERNKTNFTANLAVAIILWTSLFLGDAILHLFGISIDSFRIAGGILVVTIAMSMISGKLGEDKQNKQEKSETAIRESIGVVPLALPLMAGPGAISSTIVWSTRYHSWINLIGFTIAIAIFACCCWLLFRAAPLMVRVLGQTGINVITRIMGLLLMALGIEFVVTGMKAIFPGLLN